The following are encoded in a window of Fibrobacter sp. UWB13 genomic DNA:
- the serC gene encoding 3-phosphoserine/phosphohydroxythreonine transaminase, with product MANKVYNFSAGPSVLPEQALKEASAACIDFENSGISILSMSHRSKPIENMFAQTEQYLRELMGIPEDYDIVFLGGGCSLLFCMLPMNFLDQNATADYALTGVWANKAYKEAKQFGNALAACDTKSETYSRIDKNLKLSDNASYLHVTANNTIYGTEWHNFPKPKSGFLMADVSSDFLARKINVSDFGVVYGGAQKNISCAGVTVTIIKKGLLGKVNRTIPTMLNFQTHIDAANMFNTPPVFAVYVMNRTLKWLKDFGGVDAIEKVNRSKAALLYSALDNSKVFVGTAAKEDRSIMNVPFVFNKDVVAADKADDLAKEFLEFAKARGLQQLKGHRSVGGFRASIYNAMPVEGVQALVDCLGDFEKKVLG from the coding sequence ATGGCAAATAAAGTCTATAACTTTAGCGCAGGACCGTCGGTCTTGCCGGAACAGGCACTCAAGGAAGCATCTGCTGCATGCATCGACTTCGAAAACAGCGGCATCAGTATCCTCTCCATGAGTCACCGTTCAAAGCCGATTGAAAACATGTTCGCCCAGACGGAACAGTACCTCCGTGAATTGATGGGCATCCCGGAAGATTACGACATCGTGTTCCTCGGTGGTGGTTGCTCACTTTTGTTCTGCATGCTCCCGATGAACTTCCTCGACCAGAACGCTACGGCCGACTATGCTTTGACCGGCGTTTGGGCAAACAAGGCTTACAAGGAAGCTAAGCAGTTCGGTAACGCTCTCGCCGCTTGCGACACCAAGTCTGAAACTTACAGCCGCATCGACAAGAACTTGAAGCTCAGCGACAACGCTAGCTACCTCCACGTGACCGCCAACAACACAATCTACGGTACGGAATGGCACAACTTCCCGAAGCCGAAGTCCGGCTTCCTCATGGCTGACGTGAGCTCCGACTTCCTCGCCCGCAAGATCAACGTGTCTGACTTCGGTGTCGTCTATGGCGGCGCTCAGAAGAACATCAGCTGCGCTGGCGTGACTGTCACGATCATCAAGAAGGGCCTCCTCGGCAAGGTAAACCGCACCATCCCGACCATGCTCAACTTCCAGACCCACATCGACGCTGCCAACATGTTCAACACTCCTCCGGTCTTTGCCGTGTACGTGATGAACCGCACCCTCAAGTGGCTCAAGGATTTCGGTGGCGTGGACGCTATCGAAAAGGTGAACCGCAGCAAGGCTGCTCTCCTCTACAGCGCACTCGACAACTCCAAAGTGTTCGTCGGTACGGCTGCTAAGGAAGACCGTTCTATCATGAACGTTCCGTTCGTATTCAACAAGGACGTCGTTGCAGCTGACAAGGCTGACGATCTCGCCAAGGAATTCCTTGAATTCGCTAAGGCTCGTGGCCTCCAGCAGCTCAAGGGTCACCGTTCTGTCGGCGGCTTCCGCGCTTCTATCTACAACGCCATGCCGGTCGAAGGCGTGCAGGCTCTCGTTGACTGCCTCGGCGACTTCGAAAAGAAAGTTCTTGGCTAA
- a CDS encoding GerW family sporulation protein, producing the protein MAIEKLAETLLEKLRFITKAETVIGEPIQAGETTVVPVSRVSVGFGFGGHQNKGDTSASGGGASVDPVAFLVIKGDDVRIMPITKDSSLVSKIMDIVPDITNKFAKKPADN; encoded by the coding sequence ATGGCTATTGAAAAACTTGCTGAAACTCTTTTAGAAAAGCTCCGCTTCATCACGAAGGCGGAAACCGTCATTGGTGAACCCATCCAGGCGGGCGAAACAACTGTTGTGCCGGTAAGCCGCGTGTCCGTTGGCTTTGGCTTTGGTGGTCACCAGAATAAGGGCGATACATCTGCATCTGGCGGTGGCGCTTCGGTCGATCCGGTCGCATTCCTTGTCATCAAGGGTGACGACGTGCGCATCATGCCGATTACCAAGGATAGCTCGCTCGTCTCTAAGATTATGGATATCGTACCTGATATTACAAATAAATTTGCAAAGAAGCCTGCGGACAATTAA
- the asd gene encoding archaetidylserine decarboxylase (Phosphatidylserine decarboxylase is synthesized as a single chain precursor. Generation of the pyruvoyl active site from a Ser is coupled to cleavage of a Gly-Ser bond between the larger (beta) and smaller (alpha chains). It is an integral membrane protein.), whose protein sequence is MNTPFYVFMKLLPKNAASRIFGAFTRLRIPFLSKIARNAFASYYKLDMSESEYPLSHYKNIGELFIRKLKPGMRPVADGAEIVSPVDGVLSQTGTFDGDDQNLIQAKGKTYTLKSLLRSEELAERFKGGAFATIYLAPFNYHRIHSPVKGDLVLSSYCPGTLWPVNAGSVERVEGLFSINERLTSELRLADGSEVLVVKVGATNVGRIGVVYNDSILTNAGKLPRDKKRLDWIPNQQYSFDRGDELGRFEMGSTVILVVDKKIRERHPDLFKARLGQAVKVGEAL, encoded by the coding sequence ATGAACACTCCTTTCTACGTTTTTATGAAGCTTTTGCCGAAGAATGCCGCAAGCCGCATTTTCGGTGCCTTTACGCGTTTGCGCATCCCGTTCCTGAGCAAAATTGCTCGCAACGCCTTTGCTAGCTATTACAAGCTCGATATGTCTGAATCGGAATACCCGCTCAGCCATTACAAGAACATCGGTGAACTTTTTATCCGCAAGCTCAAGCCGGGTATGCGCCCTGTTGCCGATGGTGCCGAAATCGTGAGCCCGGTCGATGGCGTGCTTTCGCAGACGGGAACGTTCGATGGCGATGACCAGAACTTGATCCAGGCGAAGGGCAAGACTTATACGCTCAAGAGTCTTTTGCGTAGCGAAGAACTTGCAGAACGTTTCAAGGGCGGCGCCTTTGCGACGATTTACTTGGCTCCGTTCAACTACCACCGCATCCACAGTCCCGTCAAGGGCGACCTCGTGCTTTCGAGCTATTGCCCGGGCACGCTCTGGCCGGTCAACGCAGGTAGTGTAGAACGTGTCGAAGGTCTTTTCAGCATCAACGAACGCTTGACGAGTGAACTCCGCTTGGCGGACGGTTCCGAAGTGCTCGTGGTCAAGGTCGGTGCGACAAACGTTGGTCGCATTGGCGTCGTGTATAACGATTCCATCTTGACGAACGCAGGCAAGCTCCCGCGCGACAAAAAGCGCTTGGACTGGATTCCGAATCAGCAGTACTCGTTTGACCGTGGCGATGAACTTGGCCGCTTTGAAATGGGCAGCACCGTGATTCTCGTGGTCGACAAGAAAATTCGCGAACGCCATCCGGACCTGTTCAAGGCACGTCTCGGACAGGCGGTGAAGGTGGGCGAGGCTCTCTAG
- the dtd gene encoding D-aminoacyl-tRNA deacylase, translated as MKFLIQRVTKAQVDIEGQTVGKIDNKGFLVLIGVGEGDTREIADRFIKKMLALRIFADENGKTNLSIKDVGGSLLLVSQFTLYANCNKGNRPTFNGAGNPTLANELYEYIIEQCKKEVAVVETGKFGADMQVSLVNDGPFTIMLE; from the coding sequence ATGAAATTCCTCATCCAGCGAGTCACTAAGGCTCAAGTCGATATTGAAGGTCAAACTGTCGGTAAAATTGATAACAAGGGATTCCTTGTGCTGATTGGCGTAGGCGAGGGCGATACCCGCGAAATCGCCGACCGCTTCATCAAGAAAATGCTTGCGCTCCGTATCTTTGCCGACGAAAACGGAAAGACGAACCTCTCCATCAAGGATGTCGGCGGTTCGCTTTTGCTTGTTTCTCAATTTACGTTGTATGCCAATTGCAATAAGGGCAATCGCCCGACATTCAATGGTGCTGGCAACCCGACACTCGCCAATGAACTATACGAGTACATTATTGAACAGTGCAAAAAAGAAGTCGCTGTCGTAGAAACCGGAAAATTCGGTGCCGATATGCAAGTGAGCCTCGTCAACGACGGTCCATTTACTATAATGCTAGAATAA
- a CDS encoding asparaginase, with protein sequence MKNIVILATGGTIAGAGELGKNIGYKSGSIKAQTLIDAIPELKNVANICVEQFCNINSDDITSELWIALARRIREHLQREDVDGIVVMHGTDTMEETALFLSLVLNAAETAAKPVILTGSMRPATAAEPDGPANLLFAVKNAVSCPNVILEPKAIGSCAVYIAFAGKLMNARSVQKIHANDLDAFAELSCPPHELSCLPEPALSEVEGSGHLPFVKSFDISNLRELPRVTVLYFNADADAELVRFAAERSAGLIIAGAGAGEFSRAWASAIADAVAEKNIPVVISTRINRGRIVPEQLLVPGTIAAYDLPPAKAAVLLRLALTVTNDPAAIQKIFLES encoded by the coding sequence ATGAAAAATATTGTGATTCTCGCGACGGGCGGTACAATTGCTGGCGCGGGCGAGCTAGGTAAAAATATTGGGTACAAGTCGGGCTCAATCAAGGCGCAAACGCTGATTGATGCGATTCCGGAATTGAAGAATGTGGCAAACATTTGTGTGGAGCAATTTTGCAATATCAATTCGGACGATATCACTTCTGAACTTTGGATTGCTTTGGCTCGCCGGATTCGAGAGCATTTGCAGCGCGAAGATGTCGACGGTATCGTGGTTATGCACGGGACCGATACGATGGAAGAAACAGCTTTATTTTTGAGCTTAGTTTTAAATGCTGCTGAGACTGCCGCGAAGCCTGTGATTTTGACTGGTTCGATGCGACCCGCTACCGCTGCAGAACCGGACGGTCCCGCAAACCTCCTCTTTGCCGTGAAAAACGCAGTGTCATGCCCGAATGTCATCCTGGAGCCGAAGGCGATAGGATCCTGTGCTGTTTACATCGCCTTTGCAGGCAAATTAATGAACGCTCGCTCGGTGCAAAAGATTCACGCGAATGATTTGGATGCATTTGCTGAATTGTCATGCCCGCCTCATGAACTGTCTTGCCTGCCAGAGCCTGCCCTGAGCGAAGTCGAAGGAAGCGGACATCTCCCTTTCGTAAAATCGTTCGACATCTCGAACTTGCGCGAATTGCCGCGCGTTACCGTCCTTTACTTTAACGCTGATGCTGATGCAGAACTCGTGCGCTTTGCGGCGGAACGTTCGGCAGGGCTTATCATTGCTGGCGCTGGCGCTGGCGAATTTTCTCGTGCATGGGCTAGTGCGATTGCAGATGCTGTCGCAGAAAAGAATATCCCCGTCGTGATTTCTACGCGAATCAATCGCGGTCGCATTGTCCCAGAACAGCTCCTTGTGCCAGGAACGATTGCCGCTTACGATTTGCCCCCTGCTAAAGCCGCCGTTCTCTTGCGCCTTGCATTAACCGTCACGAATGACCCTGCGGCCATTCAAAAGATTTTTCTAGAGAGCTAA
- a CDS encoding DUF4423 domain-containing protein, whose product MAEIFDYDDYRDMIKDYYLEHKKHNSLYSFSTLGKTLGLDSSHAYYIVQKKRNLPVHAVPAAKKMLGLDGRGAAYFDLLIVASRTKSEKTKAEILQKAFQLRDVKRHLLKDNELKYLSAWWTIVVRALIEVKHGNVDIPEIANSVIPPITEEQAQESIEILKSLGFIQPINNNSKVRLADPHITVQGAEKAEAIRSFHSKVMQFGIRSLNEIPPENRDISTITMAVDSKGFEDLKKMLKEFRKEIQIRVDKCIVPDRVMQLNLALFPVALNKKKEK is encoded by the coding sequence ATGGCAGAAATCTTTGATTACGATGACTACCGGGATATGATCAAGGATTATTACTTGGAGCATAAGAAACACAACTCCTTGTATTCCTTCAGCACTCTCGGCAAGACGCTTGGCTTGGATTCAAGTCACGCTTACTACATTGTTCAGAAAAAGCGCAATCTCCCCGTCCACGCAGTCCCCGCCGCAAAAAAAATGCTCGGGCTCGACGGTCGCGGAGCCGCATACTTCGACTTATTGATTGTCGCATCGCGCACGAAATCCGAAAAGACAAAGGCTGAAATCCTGCAAAAGGCGTTCCAGCTGCGCGACGTGAAGCGCCATTTGCTCAAGGACAACGAGCTCAAGTATTTAAGCGCCTGGTGGACAATCGTCGTAAGAGCGCTTATCGAAGTGAAACACGGCAACGTGGACATCCCGGAAATCGCAAACAGCGTGATTCCGCCTATTACCGAAGAACAGGCGCAAGAAAGCATCGAGATTTTAAAGTCGCTCGGCTTTATCCAGCCGATCAACAACAACAGCAAAGTCCGCCTCGCCGACCCGCACATCACGGTCCAAGGTGCCGAAAAGGCCGAAGCCATCCGCAGTTTCCATTCGAAGGTTATGCAGTTTGGCATCCGCTCGCTCAATGAAATTCCGCCAGAGAACCGCGACATTTCGACCATCACCATGGCGGTCGATTCCAAGGGATTCGAAGACCTGAAAAAGATGCTCAAGGAATTCCGCAAAGAAATCCAGATTCGCGTTGACAAGTGCATTGTCCCTGATCGCGTTATGCAGTTGAACCTCGCTTTATTCCCCGTCGCACTCAATAAGAAGAAGGAAAAATAA
- a CDS encoding MATE family efflux transporter, protein MATDALKTNMDMLNGPLGRKILRFAVPLAATSILQQLFNAADIAVVGQFAGDKALAAVGANTFVINMLINLFVGISVGVNVVVANSIGAQSYRAITRSVHTSVIVSFISGILLSFIGVFFARPILSAISTPADVLDLAVRYLQVYFAGIPFVMLYNFVAAILRGKGDTKRPLYVLLATGAINVLLNVLFVAGFGMSVTGVALATVIANALSAGTLFYFLLHEVGPFKLEFWKLRITPVFLGRIMRVGLPAGLQGVVFSFSNVCLQSAINSLGSATVAASAAALTYEFIVYYWLNSFSHACVTFVGQNYGAKNLERCRSAVRWTILLATTSTFALSMLCCYFAKPLLSLYTSDPEIIATGSIRMYVVVGVLFINVFLDVFSGALRGMGQSLAPALTCVVGVCGIRILWVIFVFPQYRSFASLMVVYPVSWITTIMVLAGIYIYRVKHTRF, encoded by the coding sequence ATGGCAACGGATGCGTTAAAGACGAATATGGATATGTTGAACGGACCTCTCGGTCGTAAGATTCTGAGGTTTGCCGTTCCGCTTGCGGCGACAAGCATTTTGCAACAGTTGTTCAATGCGGCAGATATTGCCGTGGTCGGACAGTTCGCTGGCGACAAGGCACTTGCGGCGGTCGGTGCGAATACGTTCGTCATCAACATGCTGATAAACTTGTTCGTAGGCATCTCTGTTGGCGTAAATGTTGTTGTCGCGAATTCCATCGGTGCGCAGAGCTATCGTGCCATTACCCGCAGTGTCCACACGTCCGTGATTGTCTCGTTCATAAGCGGAATTTTGCTCTCGTTTATCGGAGTCTTTTTTGCGCGGCCGATCCTTTCGGCAATTTCGACACCTGCGGATGTCTTGGATTTGGCGGTGCGCTATCTGCAAGTCTATTTTGCGGGGATTCCGTTCGTTATGCTTTATAACTTTGTGGCGGCAATCCTGCGTGGCAAAGGCGATACAAAACGCCCGCTTTACGTGCTCCTTGCGACGGGCGCTATCAACGTGTTGCTGAACGTCCTCTTTGTCGCAGGTTTTGGCATGAGCGTTACGGGGGTTGCGCTTGCGACCGTGATTGCAAATGCGCTGAGTGCGGGGACATTGTTCTACTTCTTGCTTCACGAAGTCGGACCGTTCAAGCTCGAATTCTGGAAGTTGAGAATTACGCCTGTGTTTCTCGGGCGCATTATGCGCGTGGGGCTCCCGGCGGGGCTTCAGGGCGTTGTGTTCTCGTTTAGCAATGTCTGCCTCCAGTCGGCCATCAACAGCCTTGGTTCTGCAACTGTGGCGGCTTCTGCGGCGGCGCTCACTTACGAGTTCATTGTCTATTACTGGCTCAATTCATTCTCGCATGCGTGCGTGACATTCGTGGGGCAAAATTACGGGGCGAAAAATCTGGAGCGCTGCCGTAGTGCAGTCCGGTGGACCATTTTGCTTGCGACGACTTCTACGTTTGCGTTGAGCATGCTTTGCTGCTACTTTGCAAAGCCTTTGCTTTCGTTGTATACGTCCGATCCCGAAATTATTGCAACGGGTTCTATCCGCATGTACGTCGTGGTTGGCGTGCTGTTTATCAATGTCTTTTTGGACGTTTTCTCAGGCGCGTTACGAGGCATGGGGCAGTCTTTGGCTCCGGCGCTGACTTGCGTGGTTGGCGTTTGTGGTATACGAATCCTCTGGGTTATTTTTGTATTCCCGCAGTATCGTTCCTTCGCTTCGCTGATGGTGGTTTATCCGGTGAGCTGGATTACGACCATTATGGTCTTGGCGGGGATATACATTTATCGGGTAAAACATACCCGTTTTTAA
- the ychF gene encoding redox-regulated ATPase YchF yields MGFKCGIVGLPNVGKSTIFNAITNAGAESANYPFCTIDPNVGMVSVPDARLDELVKVYNPKSIVPAVTEFVDIAGLVKGASKGEGLGNQFLTHIRECEAIMEVVRCFDDENIIHVNGSVDPIRDVEVIETELILKDLDTVEKRLATEAKSARTGNAEAKARLAACELLKTTMEEGRAARTVMHDSEEMEGIVKDLGLLTAKPLFYCANVKEDDILTGNAYVDQLKEYASKHGHDVIVISGKIEEELSAMEPADKIEFLKELGMKESGLDSVVRKGYEILGLRTFFTAGEKECRAWTFHAGFKAPQCAGVIHTDFERGFIRAETLSYADFLKHGSWNAAKEAGLVRTEGKEYLVQDGDIMYFLFNV; encoded by the coding sequence ATGGGTTTTAAATGCGGCATCGTAGGCCTCCCGAACGTAGGCAAGAGCACAATCTTCAACGCAATCACTAACGCAGGCGCAGAATCCGCCAACTATCCGTTCTGCACCATCGACCCGAACGTCGGCATGGTCAGCGTCCCGGATGCCCGCCTCGATGAACTTGTGAAGGTCTACAACCCGAAATCCATCGTCCCGGCTGTTACAGAATTCGTGGACATCGCAGGTCTTGTAAAAGGAGCTTCCAAGGGCGAAGGTCTCGGCAACCAGTTCCTCACCCACATCCGTGAATGCGAAGCCATCATGGAAGTGGTGCGCTGCTTTGATGACGAAAACATCATCCACGTGAATGGTTCCGTGGACCCGATCCGCGACGTTGAAGTGATTGAAACGGAACTTATCCTCAAGGACTTGGACACTGTCGAAAAGCGCCTCGCTACCGAAGCAAAGTCTGCACGTACCGGTAACGCCGAAGCCAAGGCTCGCCTCGCCGCTTGCGAACTTTTGAAGACTACTATGGAAGAAGGCCGCGCCGCCCGCACCGTGATGCACGACAGCGAAGAGATGGAAGGCATCGTCAAGGACCTCGGACTCCTTACCGCAAAGCCGCTCTTCTACTGCGCGAACGTCAAGGAAGACGACATCCTCACCGGTAACGCTTACGTGGACCAGCTCAAGGAATACGCTTCCAAGCACGGTCACGACGTCATCGTCATCAGCGGCAAGATCGAAGAAGAACTTTCCGCCATGGAACCGGCTGACAAGATTGAATTCCTCAAGGAACTCGGCATGAAGGAATCCGGACTCGATTCCGTTGTCCGCAAGGGTTACGAAATCCTCGGCCTCCGCACGTTCTTCACCGCAGGCGAAAAGGAATGCCGCGCATGGACGTTCCACGCAGGCTTCAAGGCACCGCAGTGCGCAGGTGTCATCCACACGGACTTCGAACGTGGCTTTATCCGCGCCGAAACTTTGAGCTACGCCGACTTCCTCAAGCACGGCAGCTGGAACGCCGCCAAGGAAGCTGGTCTCGTCCGTACGGAAGGTAAGGAATACCTCGTACAGGATGGCGACATCATGTACTTCCTGTTCAACGTGTAA
- a CDS encoding SUMF1/EgtB/PvdO family nonheme iron enzyme, translating into MNISRLLPLLLLVPAITMADEDRNFKLNPSHFKVGNVLEHATDKAIALDSSVAISQEPVFPLHPNRLYLRHKKSAKEYLWFSGEAKPEEYKNLHAFNLKDNHLGAREVIGLRLYASRQYKAFQDEADIYFDAEYVYSPRVSKLLFMKNGKWQVLNESNHPGMVQIQSDEKHLDVLSLNSKMKPGTRALFPAEDGVYVFSFGAPDKLPYVDAGVLKPGNVLTFNVKFPSPDSVASGSSEATPVAVVESSSSSESVPAVVIAGSSSSSGIVIPSFDAGASSSSAVPVSGGSSSSTSAPAKTSVTLDKVYALQTLEETETLYDVFSADVDKNVNRVDTMEFSKFYPAIKSADSLGLAESDKDYRNYVTHYNLKRKEAQTMWRNKKLGDVSNIYKAFHEKLDSLQTLPAQINIKPVAVEKIVRTDTITVPVESTKKVTKGKAKKAAVDTTKKTVVVTKVDSLNLSFGADRGRVQVSWKGVVDGISMDSLVEMLAAGNSNLVTTLFLVNNKPVWVFKEGNLVGRYQYRYEKLGFRLGDSLYVGKGKFTLPRHIAMEKEVVEWLRKGPESSSSSAIVSSSSSAPVDTVKTAPGANIVEHATRGTVAIIDSGSFRFRGKVVSMSPFAIHTTEVTQEFFQKIMARLDSAKRYPDKSVFKGEKKPVQNITWDNAQYACKVLGGDLPTEAQWEFAGRAGSNDGVLWTADDVMSVGTYAVFAENSLKMGKGNDAYGPHDVATKSPNAWGLYDMSGNVAEWTRDNYFAITFSIEDSNPTGSYWGTSKVLKGGSWKDRAKELNMTVRDDEDPRYWSDFIGFRCVFPLERILQEKR; encoded by the coding sequence ATGAACATTTCCCGATTGCTTCCGCTTTTATTGCTGGTGCCAGCAATAACCATGGCAGATGAAGATCGCAACTTTAAATTGAATCCGAGTCATTTCAAGGTTGGTAATGTTCTAGAACATGCAACGGATAAGGCTATCGCATTGGATAGCTCTGTTGCTATTTCCCAGGAACCGGTGTTCCCGTTGCATCCCAATCGTCTCTATCTCCGTCATAAAAAATCGGCGAAAGAATACTTGTGGTTCTCGGGTGAGGCAAAACCGGAAGAATACAAGAATCTCCATGCCTTTAATCTCAAGGATAATCATTTAGGCGCTCGTGAAGTTATCGGACTCCGCTTGTACGCCTCTCGCCAGTATAAAGCGTTCCAGGACGAAGCCGACATTTATTTCGATGCGGAATATGTTTATTCCCCTCGTGTATCGAAGCTTCTGTTCATGAAGAATGGCAAGTGGCAGGTTTTGAACGAAAGCAATCATCCGGGGATGGTGCAAATCCAGTCCGATGAAAAGCACTTGGATGTTCTGTCTCTGAATTCAAAAATGAAACCGGGAACCCGTGCCCTTTTCCCAGCAGAGGATGGTGTTTACGTCTTTTCGTTCGGTGCTCCGGACAAGCTTCCATACGTGGATGCGGGTGTGCTTAAGCCGGGGAACGTGCTCACATTCAATGTGAAGTTCCCAAGCCCTGATTCTGTTGCTTCTGGTTCAAGCGAGGCAACTCCGGTTGCTGTTGTTGAAAGTTCGAGTTCAAGCGAATCCGTTCCGGCTGTTGTTATTGCAGGTTCTAGCTCTAGTTCGGGAATTGTTATTCCTAGCTTTGACGCTGGTGCTTCTAGTTCAAGCGCTGTTCCTGTTTCTGGCGGATCTTCTTCTAGTACTTCCGCTCCGGCGAAAACGTCTGTCACGCTTGATAAGGTGTACGCCCTTCAAACGCTCGAAGAAACAGAAACCCTTTATGACGTATTCTCTGCAGATGTCGATAAGAATGTGAACCGCGTGGATACGATGGAATTTTCGAAATTCTATCCGGCTATCAAGTCTGCGGATTCTCTCGGACTTGCAGAATCGGATAAGGATTATCGCAACTATGTTACTCACTACAACCTCAAGCGCAAAGAAGCGCAGACCATGTGGCGCAATAAAAAGCTCGGGGATGTGAGCAATATATACAAGGCTTTCCACGAAAAGCTTGATAGTCTCCAGACGCTCCCGGCTCAGATTAACATAAAGCCTGTTGCCGTTGAAAAAATCGTGAGAACGGATACCATTACGGTTCCTGTAGAATCGACTAAGAAAGTGACGAAGGGCAAGGCTAAAAAGGCTGCGGTAGATACCACAAAGAAAACGGTTGTCGTTACTAAGGTCGATTCCTTGAACTTGAGCTTTGGTGCAGACCGAGGTCGTGTCCAGGTATCGTGGAAGGGCGTTGTCGATGGTATTTCGATGGATTCACTCGTCGAGATGCTTGCCGCTGGAAACTCCAATCTCGTGACGACTTTGTTCCTTGTGAACAACAAGCCGGTATGGGTGTTCAAGGAAGGAAATCTTGTCGGTCGCTACCAGTACCGTTATGAAAAGCTTGGCTTCCGCCTTGGCGATTCCCTTTACGTGGGCAAGGGCAAGTTTACTTTGCCGAGACATATCGCTATGGAAAAAGAAGTGGTAGAATGGCTCAGAAAGGGACCGGAGTCTTCTTCGTCATCTGCAATCGTAAGCTCTTCGTCTTCTGCTCCGGTGGATACGGTTAAGACTGCTCCGGGCGCAAATATTGTCGAACACGCGACTCGTGGAACGGTTGCAATCATTGATTCTGGCTCGTTCCGCTTCCGTGGTAAGGTCGTGTCCATGTCCCCATTTGCAATCCATACAACTGAAGTGACTCAGGAATTTTTCCAGAAGATCATGGCTCGCTTGGATTCTGCAAAGCGTTATCCGGACAAGTCTGTGTTCAAGGGTGAAAAGAAACCGGTGCAGAATATCACGTGGGATAATGCTCAGTACGCTTGCAAGGTGCTTGGCGGTGATTTGCCGACTGAAGCCCAGTGGGAATTTGCGGGTCGTGCCGGTAGCAACGATGGTGTTCTCTGGACAGCAGATGATGTCATGAGTGTCGGCACGTATGCCGTTTTTGCCGAAAACTCTTTGAAGATGGGCAAGGGCAATGATGCTTATGGTCCGCACGATGTCGCTACGAAATCTCCGAATGCTTGGGGACTTTACGATATGTCCGGTAACGTTGCGGAGTGGACTCGTGACAACTACTTTGCGATTACCTTCTCTATTGAAGACTCGAATCCAACGGGTTCTTATTGGGGTACAAGCAAAGTTTTGAAGGGTGGTTCTTGGAAGGATAGGGCGAAAGAGTTGAACATGACTGTGCGTGACGATGAAGATCCTCGCTACTGGTCTGATTTCATTGGCTTCCGCTGTGTGTTCCCGCTTGAAAGAATTCTTCAGGAAAAAAGATAA